GTGGAAATAATTTAGGATACTTATCTTGCATTTAGACTGTGATTGGCTGCTTTGATTTCTTATGTACTACTCaatctttcaaaaaaaatttcaGAATAATGGGATAAATTTGGTAAGCTGGACGTGGACCTCCTTTTTGTGTCTGATTCATGTGGAATGTGAGAAACGTGGTGCTTGTCAAACAGTGAAAATAATTGTTTAAAAACTAATCCTGCTCTTCTGATATGTGTTTTGTTCAATTTGGCAACTAGTGGGTGACTCTTAAGCACCTCCTAACAATGTTTCCTAACCTACCGGGTCGTttatataataaaattaattaaagatgGCCGTGAGATGGGTTGGGCTTCGGGCCGAGCCACATGTCATGGCCCTAACCGGTTCGGGCCCACACCAGTCCCATATTGTTTTGTGTCGAACCGGGCCTAAAAGTTCAAAACATGGGCCTAGGTCCGGCCCAAGACCACGGACTTTCGTGCCAGGCAGGGCCGAccgtcgtgcctaaggctaattttactaaatttagtgtgctttgccgtgctttttccaaaaaattaaggcccatggcccacgacttcgtgcctGTGTCGGGCCGGGCTTTTTCGTGTCGAATCGGGTCGGGCTTCGGGACGGCCCGGCCCACATCCATCTTTAACCTCCCCTGTTTGTATTGCCCCACTTAATCCCTTATAGTCTATGTTCATTGAGTAATGTTGTTACTCTGATGGTAATCACTCACCATCAGCTTATACTTTCTTTTGACAGATTCACCCTGTTTTGATGTTGATTGGTTTCATAATACTTGGAGGTGAAGGTAATCAATCAGGCTAAATCTAAACTCTACATTATAAAAATTGGGATCATGTTTAATTCagctgaaaatcaagtctgtcTTTGTAACATATACTAATTAGAATTCAATTGCAGCAATTGTAAGCTACAAATCTCTGCCCTTGAAGAAAGAAGTGCAGAAAGTGATTCATCTAGTGCTGCATGCTGTTGCACTAATTCTTGGTATTATTGGTATTTGGGCTGCATTCAAGTTCCACAATGAGAGTTCAATCCCAAACTTGTACAGCTTACACTCATGGCTTGGTATTGGCATCATTGTCCTCTACACCCTTCAGGTAAACTTTCATAATACTCTGACAATTTGCTTGCTTGTGATATGAAAACTATACATAAGGTGATCAAAGTCATGAAACACTGCTTAAGATTTATGATTCAGGAAATACTTTACCCTCATAACTCACAAGTCAAATCAAACAAAAGTGGTAGACTAATGAGCTTATCATGGATCGAAAATGTGAAACCAATAGTACTATTTGGATGATTTTGATCTGAAACATAGTGTTTGAGAGGGATTTTTGGATCAAATATAATTAAATGTGTTATTGAGAATTGGCAACACATAAGCAACTGGCACAAAATCATAATGGTGACTACTAAAGTACTAATCTGTCACTGCTCTAACATGCCTTTTGGGCCTTAAGGCTAGAGGTGTCATGGAATCCCGTACATTTTCTACGAACCAGAACAAACCACATTTCAAGCAACTTTGCTGATGCTACAAATACTTCATTAGGTAAAGAAGTTTTCCCTTTACATAGTGTGCTGTTCTGTTGGTAAGTGATTGTCACATGGTTTCATCCCAGCAAAAGAAAGATGATGGCAATATAGGTGAAAACTGATGTATGATTAAGCTTAGTATTGAATACTAATACTTCATTAGGTAAACCAGTTTTCCCTTTACGTAGTGTGTTGTTCTGTTGGTAAGTGATAGTCACATGGTTTCAGCCCAGCAAAAGAGAGCTGATGGCAATATAGGTGAAAACTGATGTAGATTAAGCTTAGTGCGGAGTAATTAGTATATTTATCACATTGAATTAAGAAGATTATCTCTCTTACAACATTGAATTAAGCTTAGTgcggagccaaagattcatttgttctttttggcAGTGGGatataatggactaaatcaaaatagttcttaaaacctcttcgcctattttccatgaagtagaagacgGTCGTCCTGTGGtagtcccgttatcgcttttgggtcaattggaaacaacctctgcaattgcaggggtaagatTGCGTACGTCggaccccccttaccccgcttcttgcgggagcctctttaaGGCAacggggtaatgataatgaatctCTCTTACAATTACCCAACACAAAAGTGTTGCACAATCTCTCCAAGtccgttttgtattcttgtcgACTTAACTAAATTGTGTTTAATTCCTAACAGTATCTTCATACTTAAGCCCCATGAGTTGTCCTTTTCATCTCAGCTTCTAATTCTTCCCGAAACTATTGGTACAAATTTTGCAGTGGATATACGGATTCGTAATATTCTTCTACCCAGGAGGGAACTCTTCCTTAAGAAGTGAATCACTTCCATTGCATGTTCTCGTAGGGATATTTGTGTATGCATTAGCTATTGCAAATGCAGCAATAGGATTCCTAGAGAAGCTTACCTTTCTCGAAAGTTCAGGCCTCGACAAAGTCGGTCCAGAGGCTTATCTCGTAAACTTCACTGCCATTGCTACTATACTTTTTGGTGGGTTTGTTTTGCTCACGGTGTATGCTCAGAAGGATGAGCAGACGGAGGAGGAGGATTATAGAAGCTATTCAGCTATTTGAAAGACTATAAATGAAAAATACCATACCACTTTGAATCCTTGTTACTCTATACTTTGAAGGTGATTTTATGGTGTCAATGTATAGTTAATTAGTCATGAATTGTTTTACTTTATTCTTTTAAAAAACTTGTTAGAAAATTATGTCTTGTATGTCATGTATCTAAGTCACAGTCTTGGTGGTGGTTTTTATGATCTGAAAATGTTTGTACTGTACCTTTGTTGCAAAGACAGGGGTCACACTTATCTTAAACTCCCTccattctgaaattatttgctATATTATAATTTACTAAACAAATGTTGGTATTGTACACCCATGAGTTCATGACGATCTTGTTGCTCATGTTCATTGATAGGGCTTAGAGGTGGGCACGTGCCGGGGCCCGTGTGCCCTAAAGGGTTGTGCTTATCCGGGTCAAAGAAAAGTCGTGTCGCATTGGGTTGTTTCTCTCTTTCATAAATGAGGTTCATGCATATCCCGTCTGACCATCTCACGTGTTGTCCCGTCTGATCTTTTGGCTCATGTTCATTGAAAGGGCTTAGAGGTGGGCATGGGCCGGGCCCCATGTGTCCTAAAGGATTGTGCCTATCCGAGCCAAAGGAGAGTCGTGTCGCGTTGGGTTGTTGCTCTTTTTCATAAATGAGGTTCACACGTCTGGTCGTGTCGTGTCAGGCCGAATTGTGTTTTCCAGCCGGGCTCTCTTGCTAATTTTAAGATCTTTTGTTATtgtttaaagaataagtgtgcTCGCGTGCAAGTGGGCTTGTTTTGCTTGTGTTGGACTTGTGCCAAATTTCTAAAATGATGTCCATGTATGACCCATGGTCTAATGTCGTGCCTTTCGTTCTGAATCGAGTTTACAACAAGCTTATGTTGTGCCAGACCAATTTTGTGCTCGGCTCGAGCAACCCAAGTGATAGTCCGGGCCATCCCTAGCTTTGGAAGAGCTTGAAATGAGCAatgcaaatgagcaaaaatgaGTATTGTGCCCCGTGTGAATACACTCATTTTTGAGCAATTGGTGATGCTTGTATAGTTGTATAATCCTATATTTGATGATGTGATCATAATATGGCCTAAATGGTATTATCTCACCTAATGCCAGTATCCATCATGGGGCCTAATGATCTCTCCTGAATCATGATTATGAACATAAAAAGTATTAATGACATCACACTCCAGTGACTCTCACATTTGTTGATTActtaatcaataaattaatctTCAAGATTCCATACAATTGGATGTATAAAGATGATTGTTACATGTCGGCTTTGCTTGTTAAGTTTCCCTTCCCAATTTCTCATTATTTGTATTCTACCAACAAGTACGTACTCCGTAATCCGTAATGATAGTTGGAACGAACGGGGACTTTTTTTCTCGGGTACAAGACTACTCCGTATTACTCcctcccttaatactcgcaccggtttgatcggtgcggagtttaaaacatttgaattgacttattaatttaatgggtgttagttgatagtgggatattttttaatatagttagtgggaaatgtgtaagaggtggggaatggtgagtgggggtgtgaattttaaatgattttttgtagggaataagggtgtaggtggggttagtaagtaagtttgagaaataatataatattggtataaatttccatttatagaagcggtgcaagtattagggacgacccgaaaagaaaagcggtgcaagtattaagggacggagggagcaCATTATTCATTTAGGGTGCATTATCTTtactttaaataaataaaaatttcagttcaaataagtttagaaATGTTGCAATCAGATCCTTAGCTATTACATTATCCATTTAGGTgtgttattttcattttcacCTAAAAAAGTCAGGTCAAATAATTTCTGATAAGTTGCAACAAGGTCTCATAAGTTCGAGGAAGTATAAAtcaatatctgatatgtatttcctCTATTTCACAATAGTTGCAACACTTTTTATTTTGTACTATTCACATAAtctactttgtttattttttataatctaTACTCAaagaaaaacatattcatgtgggatcttgttagattcgtcttaatgtatattttgcgaaaatcaattttttataatttttacttatcggtaattgaatatattaattgttcaagatatgcattggcaagcgtgaaaagcaaagtgttgcaactaaaaagaattggaggaagtatatcACAAATATATATCTcccactaaacgacaaaataaGGATAAAACAAACACTAAAcgacaaaatcaatttttttttgaaaatggcattggtttttgaaaaatggcatccgtttttccaaaatggcatttgttttttgaaaaatggcacATGCTTTCATTTTTGTCTTATTTCTAATTTGTCGTTTAGTAGGGTGATATGTATcttgaaatacatatcagatattggCCTCTCCGCCCTCCATAAGTTCTAATCAATTTGTATATGTTTACTCTCAAGTTAATCAAGTTTAATCAGTTTCAATAAAATCAGATTAGTTTATGTAATTTCATCCGCCGAAGAGAACGCGTCCTTATCCTCCAACATCACGGTtcattatactccctccgtatttttttaagagatacacttgtcttttccggccgtatttatttaagagaaacgcttgccatttttagtaacttatcaactccaccatctaattaaataatacatctaatataccaTATCACCCACcattctattaaacaaatattttcataaactcaccccaccctccacccaccaaaatgacatggtccccacatatttaattattaaaatatctatccaaccccacttgctttattattttatttcattcaattattcttcttaatacccgtgcctgactaagtgtatctcttaaaaaaatacggagggagtacttctcAATTTGAATAAGTGAccttgttttttatttatttgaaattatttaggtttgaacttgattaattatgctcGTAAGTCGTAATTATTCTTTTATTCCTCAACGAACAAGAAATTAAATGTTTAATGATTTGTTAAGTTAAAACTATCAGTTTTCTGAGTCATAAAAAGGGCAGGCCTGCAAATAATGTAGAAGAAATTTAATTTCAAATCTTGAGTATCATCTCTTAAATTTTACCAACTAAAAtagttgacatcaacaaaacatACACTTCAATACGGAGTACAACCCTTAGGTTATCATTTTTTGTTACATCTGTGACCCGATACATCAAAATTGTTTCTAAAAAAAGAAATATCTCTTAAGCTAATACGGAGTACAACTCTTAggtcatcatttttttttttgttagttttgaaCTTTGATTAACTAAAATAGGAAACTAAGACTATACTAAACATAGAAAAGAATTTGTATTcaacttaattatattaatcatcATTACCATTTATATCAAAATAATGAACtaactattttttttcttttgaattacCAAGGTGTTCACCGTCGACACCAGCAGAATACCAACTCCTTGATTGCTTACacctacaaattattcaactttTGTTTTCAATCCAGCTAATATAACTACTGTCAACAAAAAGCTAAATACCCTTATATAACTACTGTCCTTTTCATAAACTTCCCTCAACTTCTTTCCAACTTCTTCCCCCACCATAATTACATTACATACAAACTCCTTACCAACTTTTcttcttgtttttgttcttgttcttgcttttgttttgcttatttgggattTTATCTtagtaaaaaagaaaatatactTAATTAATTGGTATTATTACATATATTGATTGACAAATATGGCAAGTTTGGCAACAGAGGAAGCAAAGATGGTGGAGACTGAAACTACGGCGGCGGCGCCTCTTACTCCTCCGCAAGAGTCACCAGCGCCGCTGGCCGTGGAGACCCAGGAAACTGTGGTTCTGGCTGAGGAGAAAGTTGTGGAACAAGttccaccaccaccgccgccttCTGCCGCCGCCACTGTGGTAGAAACCCCTGAACCTCAAAACACCCCTGTTTCTGTTGAAAGTAAGTTAATCAACTTTATTAATTcctattatttgttatttaattTCTCGGTTTTGTTCAAtagataatttatttttgtttgatcAGAAATTCGTGTTTTTCAATTTTAGCTTCTTATATGTTTGCCGTAATTATTTTCCAAGTTTGCTTAGTTTGTGAATTTATGACAAAATCAAGTGTTCAAtagataatttatttttgtttgatcAGTAATTCgtattttcatttttagctTTTTACTTCGTATATGTTTGTCGTTATCATTTTCCAAGTTGCTTATATGTTAGATGTTCTTTAATTTCTCGGTTTTGATATATGCAGCCTACGGTTAATAAATTGAATATGGTATTAGTTGGTGAATCACTTTACGTACGAAGTAGATAACTTATTTATGTTTATGTTTATGTTTGATCGTATAGTCATTTTTAGCTTCTTATATGCTAGCGTTACAATTTTCCAAAGTGTTTGCAATGATTATAATTAGGCATGTAGCTATTTGATTACGAGTACTATGTAGTCATATAATATGCAAAAAAAGTTGTCACATTTACTAATCacatggtttttttttattgatggtTAGAGTTTTCAATATGACTCTAAATTGATGGCAATATGATTGAGATGACCAACTATTATAAAGGTCATTTTACAAAATcgtgttatatatatataattaattacGAAGCACCAATACATATTGTATACGCTTTTTAACTCAAGTCTTGGTTATCATTTGAGCTAGCCATAGATGAAGGATCCTCCATAATAATGGATGTACACAAATTTACTAATTGCTTTTACCTCATTAATTTTAGGTTTTTTTGCTTTCGTTCAGTTAGTCTGTGTTTTTTTGAGCTGAATTTTACTGAGTTGAACTGAAGTGAAGTAAAGTGAAATTTAAGTCTTAGAAACTGAAATGGAAAGAAGTCAAAAAAAAGGGCTTAGAGTATGTTAAACTTCAACATGAAATATTTGACAAGTAAACTTTTAGTATGAAGTATATATTTTGATTTTACTATATTTGATGAACAGAGGTTACAGATAATCCTAAGGAGGACAAGCCTTTGGAGGAGAAGCCTATCGTGGAGAAGTTTGCAGACGAGAAATCTTTAGAGGAGAAGCCTATCGAGGAGAAGTCTgtagaagagaaagagaattcTGTAGGGGAAAAGTCTTTAGAGGGATCTGTTGCTAGAGGTAAATAGTTGTACTCATATTCATATACATGAACTTGGTCAGTGGTTAATTGTTAGTTGTATTTTACAAACATTTCAATCGTTGCATTCAGATGCTAAGCTTGTACGAGTTCAGACCGAGAAGAGGAACTCACTCATCAAAGCATGGGAAGAAAGTGAGTTGTGCAAGGTCGAAAACAAGTAAGTACATAGTATACTTCGTAAAGATGTGATTATTTGTCGTTTTAGTTACTCCAAAGAGTGTCATTAGTGAATTTGTCAAATTTAATTTCCTTACTCACCTTATTTGCAAGCCCACAAATAAGAATGGCTCTGAAACTGCTAAAGAATAACGGAAAAAACAACTCGCACATTCTCCTAAATATTTAAAAAGTATACCATTAACGAGCAAAGTTCTAAGATTGGTTTGTGAATAAACTACAATAATAATACTAAATGATAAGCTGGCGACAAAAAATGAACCCTTCAACCTCAACGGACAAATCGAATGGCCAAACATACCTTCTTGCCtcaaattttttttcttctttttcgtAAAACCATTGTGTTACACTCCATTGTTGCTTATTCGAATTGCATGATGGTAGCAAGCATTTGCAACAGGAATACGGTTCTATCCTTCAATATCTTTCTAAGGAATAAACTTTCTGTTTTTGGGTTCAGATTGATTgttgatttagttgaaaaggCTATTGTAGTATAATTTAGACCATAAGCTAGTATTTAAGCGTTTCTCATGCATATCAATGTGAATGATAAACCATGAAACACTTTGACTTACTAAATGAATTGAGCAGGGCACACAAGAATATTGCTTCTGTAGAGGCATGGGAGAATAGCAAAAAAGCATCTGTTGAGGCtgagctaaaaaagatggaggTATAAGGCCCATTATTTTTATCATTTTAGAGTAATTTGTGTGTCATAGACGTCCTTTTATCTTACGAGGCTTACATGAAATGCAGGAAAAGTTGGAAAGGAAGAAGGCAGAATATGCggaaaaaatgaagaacaaagtgGCTATGATTCACAAGGAAGCAGAAGAGAAGAAGGCGGCAATTGAAGCGAAACGTGCTGAAGATGTGTTAAAATCAGAAGAAATGGCTGCCAAATTTCGTGCCACTGGAAAGGCCCCCAAGAAACTTCTTCTTGGTTTGTTCTAATAATAATTATGTTAATATTTATTTAGATTGTGTAAAGGAAAGACCAAAAAAAGCTCATGTTTCTGTTTGTTAAAGTGTTCTATGGTTTAATTTGTTAGTAGTTGTATAGTAATGGGCAGATTTGTAAAAAATTGTTGCATACTTGTATTTATTTAGTTTCATATATATGTCATATGTGGATTTGAATTGTGATAGTTTTGGGCAGACTTGTAAAAACCTGGGATATACATCT
This genomic stretch from Spinacia oleracea cultivar Varoflay chromosome 3, BTI_SOV_V1, whole genome shotgun sequence harbors:
- the LOC110782502 gene encoding transmembrane ascorbate ferrireductase 1, with translation MAGLVKAAPLTYVVHVLAVACAVMVLVWCIHFRGGLAWEATNKSLIFNIHPVLMLIGFIILGGEAIVSYKSLPLKKEVQKVIHLVLHAVALILGIIGIWAAFKFHNESSIPNLYSLHSWLGIGIIVLYTLQWIYGFVIFFYPGGNSSLRSESLPLHVLVGIFVYALAIANAAIGFLEKLTFLESSGLDKVGPEAYLVNFTAIATILFGGFVLLTVYAQKDEQTEEEDYRSYSAI
- the LOC110782503 gene encoding remorin-like isoform X2; translation: MASLATEEAKMVETETTAAAPLTPPQESPAPLAVETQETVVLAEEKVVEQVPPPPPPSAAATVVETPEPQNTPVSVENNPKEDKPLEEKPIVEKFADEKSLEEKPIEEKSVEEKENSVGEKSLEGSVARDAKLVRVQTEKRNSLIKAWEESELCKVENKAHKNIASVEAWENSKKASVEAELKKMEEKLERKKAEYAEKMKNKVAMIHKEAEEKKAAIEAKRAEDVLKSEEMAAKFRATGKAPKKLLLGLF
- the LOC110782503 gene encoding remorin-like isoform X1, whose translation is MASLATEEAKMVETETTAAAPLTPPQESPAPLAVETQETVVLAEEKVVEQVPPPPPPSAAATVVETPEPQNTPVSVEKVTDNPKEDKPLEEKPIVEKFADEKSLEEKPIEEKSVEEKENSVGEKSLEGSVARDAKLVRVQTEKRNSLIKAWEESELCKVENKAHKNIASVEAWENSKKASVEAELKKMEEKLERKKAEYAEKMKNKVAMIHKEAEEKKAAIEAKRAEDVLKSEEMAAKFRATGKAPKKLLLGLF